The nucleotide window CACACCCTACCATGGGTCGCGTGATCCGAGCTCAGCGTAAGGGTGCTGGGTCCGTCTTCAAGTCCCACACCCACCACCGCAAGGGTCCGGCCAGGTTCCGCAGTCTCGACTTCGGCGAACGCAACGGCTATCTCAAGGGCGTCATCACCGAGATCGTCCACGATCCCGGTCGTGGTGCCCCGCTCGCACGGGTCACCTTCCGCCACCCCTTCCGCTACAAGAAGCAGAACGAGCTGTTCGTCGCCGCCGAGGGCATGTACACTGGCCAGTTCGTGTACTGCGGCAGGAAGGCCAATCTCATGGTCGGTAATGTCTTGCCTCTCAGAGCCATACCTGAAGGAGCTGTCGTGTGCAACGTTGAGCACCATGTCGGTGACCGCGGCGTCCTTGCTAGGGCTTCTGGGGACTATGCTATTGTTATCAGCCACAACCCTGATAACGACACCACCAGGTCTTCTATCTCTATCCGTTTGGCCGTTTTTCTTGGTACTTATTGTTTTATACTTCTGATCGTTTATAGTCGTGGAATCCGTGGATTATGATTTATAGTTGTGGGATCCGTGGATTATGATTTATAGTTGTGGGATCCGTGGATTAATTTTCACTTGTAAAAtagaatatgttaattaattgttATGGCTTGTTGCTTTTAGTTGATTACTTTAAGtatattcttttccttttgattcACATGAATTTTGATGATAGTGCCGTTCGATTTAAGCGCTATTGAAACATAAATCCAGATGGCTGAGCTTTCTTTAACATTCGTTAACTAGCAGTATGATTAGTGCTTACTCCTATTACTTCTCACACACAGTTTGAAACTTTGGCCACTTGGGTTTTAGGCATTTAGGTGATGTTTGGTGTACTGAGCCAATTTCGAATGTTTTCAATCCTCGTTGAAATTGAATGAACGGACTTGCAACTGATACGATTGTGGGAAAGTGGAGGAGTCTTGGAACCATAGGTGCACTGCTTCAATCTCATATATTCATAACATTCCTCCAGCTTGTTCAGATGGCCAAATACTGTCATTTTTCAAACTCTGATGAAGCATTTTATATCTTGGGTTCTTtgacttcaatattttttgtttccctCAAATTctgatgagtttttttattgCAGCATAAACATTGTGATACTTCTCTTGTAGCTATTAACGTGCATGCATTTTATATCCTGGTAACTTTGCATACTCGGTGCTTGAAGATATTCTTTTTGCAGTCCAAGGTTGATTACTCTGACAAAACCTTTTGTATATACATTGCAATTTTTGGATGGCACCAAagctttatgtattttatatccCATGCaataaaatacaattacatATTAAGAAAAAGCTTTTGATATTTCACAATCTTAAGCCAGGAGCCTGAGGTCATGAACTTGTCTGTTTCTACGTTCTAACAGGGTCAAACTCCCATCTGGTGCCAAGAAAATTGTTCCAAGTGGCTGCCGAGCAATGATTGGTCAGGTTGCTGGTGGAGGGAGAACTGAGAAGCCACTTCTCAAGGCTGGTAATGCATACCACAAGTTCAGAGTGAAGAGAAACTGCTGGCCCAAGGTACGTGGTGTGGCAATGAACCCAGTCGAGCATCCTCATGGAGGAGGTAACCACCAGCATATTGGGCATGCGAGTACTGTCAGGCGTGATGCACCTCCTGGTCAAAAGGTTGGGCTTATTGCTGCAAGGAGAACTGGTCGGCTCAGAGGACAAGCTGCTGCTACTGCTTCCAAAGCTGATAAGGCTTAAAAACTTTGATTGGATAAGAGTGATTGAAGTAGAAGTAGTATATCTTAGTTATATTGTTGCTTTTGAGGTCTTTCTGCACATtccatttatatttatgatgtttggTTTATGCACTTCTCGAAAGCTTTCCAGAGATTTACATCTATTAAGCGGAAATAGATGTTTGGTAATCGGAACAAACATTTATTTAATCAGAATAAACTTGTATTGCATCAATGACTTGGGTAATTGCAGACTTGTGGTGGGTACATCCAGGGCTCCTTGAGTTTTACACTTGACGTAAGAGCTCgattaaattttgtgtaattaGTAATTACTACTTACTAGTCATGGGTCTTGGATGCTTGTAGAAGAAAAATGCTCGTATACTAGAATACGAGAACATCAAGGAGCTGGaggattttatatttgaaaaaaatctatttatcaatcttttttatcttcttttcaacatccatttctgttttattatatgataggctaataaatgaaacataataatagtttctaaatattttatatgataggCAATGATGTCACCACTGTTAGGGTTGGGCAGTGCGTCCCACTCTGCCCATGCGGGGGCAAGGGCTCCGGCCGGTCGGGGGGAGGAGAGGGCCCAAGTTCCCAACACCGCTCCtgtttatatgtttatatatatataaatataaatatatatttatattttacaaattgtctatatataaatatatattataatttgttagacttgtttacAAAGTATGcactagtaaatttaaaaattaaatagtttaaaaattaatatattacaacttacacaaaatatacattaacaaatttaaaaattaagtttttaaattataatcatatttacaaaatttaaatttccaatttggatctaaaaatatatttttaatcgcTTTTGAAcctgaatataatttttaaccCTAGTGGAATGTAATCCATTTTTTAAGTAGACATGAGGCAAGGCGGATTGAGAATTCGCCCTGCCCAACAGGGcaggggtgaaaaccccaccccctgTCCCATGCAAGGCAGAGCGGGAGCTAGCCCGCACCATATGGTGCTGGTTGCACCCATAACTTCTGCAGCCTCTCACCAACGTCATTATCGAATCTTCCTTGTAGACGTCGCTGCCGCATCCTTCACCTTCCTCGCTGACGTTGCTATCGCACCCCTCACCTTCCTCAATCCTTGTCGGCATTGTCCTTTATTGTGGCCCAGTCATCTTTCTCGTCTACATCACCAATGTCAAAACATCATTGTCGCTGCTGTCACCCCTCACCAGTAGGTACAAGATCtctccctccccctctctctctctcttctttcggTCAAGCTAAGGGGGTGCGGAGGGGTTGGGAAAGGGGGAGGAGAGGAGAGGCatgaggagagagggagaaagagagggaaaaaaagggGGGTGGGGGGGTGATGTGGCAGTATGCCacaataggaaaatgatattcttcCTGTTGAAAGTTACCACtagtactttttattatttttttttacttaataattaagtaaatattttttaataatattgtgatttttttaaaaaaaatatatttaaaagtataaaaaaatatatgtaaaaaaacaaaaaaacacaaaacaactaGCGGGGGCCCCCAGTGCCCAGTGGTGGGAGTAGCACCACCCTCCACAATAATGTGTGAGATTTTTTTGTGGAATTATTGTGTCTATAtaatgtttttcatatataaaatattataaaaataattgtatttctatcattttccatttccaaatacccaaatatttgaaaacgATGCTGCTCTCGGTAATTCATGGAGGGTTGAGGCTGCGTTCAAGT belongs to Juglans regia cultivar Chandler chromosome 8, Walnut 2.0, whole genome shotgun sequence and includes:
- the LOC109021762 gene encoding 60S ribosomal protein L8-1, with protein sequence MGRVIRAQRKGAGSVFKSHTHHRKGPARFRSLDFGERNGYLKGVITEIVHDPGRGAPLARVTFRHPFRYKKQNELFVAAEGMYTGQFVYCGRKANLMVGNVLPLRAIPEGAVVCNVEHHVGDRGVLARASGDYAIVISHNPDNDTTRVKLPSGAKKIVPSGCRAMIGQVAGGGRTEKPLLKAGNAYHKFRVKRNCWPKVRGVAMNPVEHPHGGGNHQHIGHASTVRRDAPPGQKVGLIAARRTGRLRGQAAATASKADKA